The Deinococcus carri genome contains a region encoding:
- a CDS encoding Uma2 family endonuclease gives MPVRSVDSCESTQFGISPSTGDTDRNDKLWAYTSLPSLQTYLLVDATRRFVRIVQRTADGWEEVELAGEGTISIPCLNTLLTLDEVYAGVLDA, from the coding sequence GTGCCAGTCCGCTCGGTTGATTCTTGCGAATCAACGCAATTTGGTATCAGCCCCAGCACCGGGGACACCGACCGCAACGATAAGCTCTGGGCCTACACCAGCCTCCCCAGCCTCCAGACCTATCTGCTTGTGGACGCCACGCGACGTTTCGTGCGGATCGTTCAGAGAACGGCGGACGGCTGGGAGGAGGTGGAACTGGCGGGCGAGGGAACCATCTCCATTCCCTGCCTGAACACTTTGCTGACGCTGGATGAGGTGTACGCCGGCGTTCTCGACGCCTGA
- a CDS encoding ABC transporter ATP-binding protein: MLSRPARPAPADRDPRAPRPRRDPRQLARLLAFARPFRGLFVLGLLATLISSGLNLVFPLLFGRLIDASFLKVGSTDTGPLDRTVLLLLGIFALSALFGAAQSYLLARVGAGVVADLRRALFAHLLTLSPRFFADHKTGDLTSRLTADVGTVQTVTSTALAQLAAQSVSLVGAVTLLVLTSPRLSLLTLAVIPLVIGTAIFIGRRIRRVSREVQDRVAEANASAEEALGGVRVVQSFTAEGVEEARYGRGVLASFLAALKRARLQALMGGTMSFLTFGALALVLWSGGRQVMAGDLTPGNLVTFLIYALQVGGTVAALSGIFSQFQEALGASGRIFELLDERSDLPAPASPLPLGRAEGRVTFEQVSFQYGDVPTLRDVSFDVPAGQVVALVGPSGAGKTTLVNLIPRFWDVTGGAVRVDGQDVRAYALADLRAQVGLVPQETLLFSGTVEENIRYGRPGATPGEVEAAARAANAHAFITAFPEGYATVVGERGVKLSGGQRQRIAIARALLKDPRILILDEATSALDNESEALVQAALDTLMQGRTTFVIAHRLSTVRNANRILVMDAGEIVQDGTHAELMAAGGLYRDLYELQFRQEQQARAELV, translated from the coding sequence ATGCTGTCCCGCCCCGCTCGCCCCGCCCCGGCTGACCGCGACCCCCGGGCACCGCGCCCCCGGCGTGACCCCCGGCAGCTCGCGCGGCTGCTGGCCTTTGCGCGGCCCTTCCGGGGCCTCTTTGTGCTGGGGCTGCTCGCCACGCTGATTTCCAGCGGGCTGAACCTGGTCTTTCCGCTGCTGTTCGGGCGGCTGATCGACGCCTCCTTCCTGAAGGTGGGCAGCACGGACACGGGGCCGCTCGACCGCACGGTGCTGCTGCTGCTGGGCATCTTTGCCCTCAGTGCCCTGTTCGGGGCCGCGCAGTCGTATCTGCTCGCGCGGGTGGGGGCGGGCGTGGTGGCCGACCTGCGCCGCGCCCTGTTCGCGCACCTGCTGACGCTCTCGCCGCGCTTCTTTGCCGACCACAAGACGGGCGACCTGACCAGCCGGCTCACGGCGGACGTGGGCACCGTGCAGACCGTGACGAGTACCGCGCTGGCGCAGCTTGCCGCCCAGAGCGTGAGCCTGGTGGGGGCGGTCACGCTGCTGGTGCTGACCAGCCCCCGCCTGAGCCTGCTGACACTCGCGGTGATTCCGCTGGTGATCGGCACGGCCATCTTCATCGGGCGGCGCATTCGCCGGGTCAGCCGCGAGGTGCAGGACCGCGTGGCGGAGGCCAACGCCAGCGCCGAGGAGGCCCTGGGCGGCGTGCGGGTGGTGCAGAGCTTCACCGCCGAGGGGGTGGAGGAAGCGCGGTACGGGCGCGGCGTCCTCGCCAGCTTCCTGGCCGCCCTGAAACGTGCCCGCCTCCAGGCCCTGATGGGCGGCACCATGAGCTTCCTGACCTTCGGTGCCCTGGCGCTGGTGCTGTGGTCCGGCGGGCGGCAGGTGATGGCGGGCGACCTCACGCCGGGCAACCTGGTCACGTTTCTGATCTATGCGCTTCAGGTCGGCGGCACCGTCGCGGCCCTGAGCGGCATCTTCAGCCAGTTTCAGGAGGCGCTGGGCGCGTCGGGCCGCATCTTCGAGCTGCTCGACGAACGCAGCGACCTCCCCGCACCTGCCTCTCCCCTCCCCCTGGGGCGCGCCGAGGGCCGCGTCACCTTCGAGCAGGTGAGCTTTCAGTACGGCGACGTTCCCACGCTGCGGGACGTGAGTTTCGACGTTCCCGCCGGGCAGGTCGTCGCGCTGGTGGGACCGAGCGGGGCGGGCAAGACCACCCTGGTGAACCTGATTCCACGCTTCTGGGACGTGACCGGCGGGGCCGTGCGCGTGGACGGCCAGGACGTGCGCGCCTATGCCCTGGCCGACCTGCGCGCGCAGGTGGGGCTGGTGCCGCAGGAAACGCTGCTGTTTTCCGGCACCGTCGAGGAGAACATCCGCTACGGCAGGCCCGGCGCGACCCCGGGGGAGGTGGAGGCCGCCGCCCGCGCCGCCAACGCCCACGCCTTTATCACGGCCTTCCCGGAGGGATACGCCACCGTGGTCGGGGAGCGCGGCGTGAAGCTCTCGGGGGGGCAGCGCCAGCGCATCGCCATCGCCCGCGCGCTGCTCAAGGACCCCCGCATCCTGATTCTCGACGAGGCCACCAGCGCCCTGGACAACGAGTCCGAGGCCCTGGTGCAGGCCGCCCTCGACACGCTGATGCAGGGCCGCACCACCTTCGTGATCGCCCACCGCCTCAGCACGGTACGCAACGCGAACCGCATCCTGGTGATGGACGCCGGAGAGATCGTGCAGGACGGCACCCACGCCGAGCTGATGGCGGCGGGCGGCCTGTACCGCGACCTCTACGAACTCCAGTTCCGCCAGGAGCAGCAGGCGCGGGCCGAACTGGTTTAA
- the murA gene encoding UDP-N-acetylglucosamine 1-carboxyvinyltransferase, which yields MQLTPLHIQGGRELSGEIAVQPSKNAALPIIVASLLSSEPVTLHGVPRLSDVYTILDLAHHIGTRHAWVGPNSLTLHTPEILNTDAPYALVSKMRASFIMMGALIARAGRATVSMPGGCAFGYRPVDQHVKAFRAVGVHVEEEGGNFDARREGSLGGTFVFELLTVGGTQNAILAAVLGDGVVTLENASIDTDVVDLIGFLNALGADIQGSGTNTLTIRGVQALHGGEYTVIPDRIEAGTFMIAAAATRSRLVLTNVRPDHLRAVSAKLMEMGVDILETEDRLIVDARDRDLKPVNITTQSFPGFPTDVQPQMSALLATIPGTSVVQDPVYPDRLTHVAELHRMGANITVSGYTQVIQGGPLHAAPVKAADLRAGAALFVAALTTEGETIIDGVQYLNRGYERLAERLRSIGANASQPAPALATAMD from the coding sequence ATGCAACTGACGCCGCTGCACATCCAGGGAGGCCGGGAACTCTCCGGCGAGATCGCCGTTCAGCCCAGCAAGAACGCGGCGCTGCCGATCATCGTGGCGAGCCTCCTGAGCAGCGAACCCGTCACCCTGCACGGCGTCCCGCGCCTGTCGGACGTGTACACCATCCTCGATCTGGCGCACCACATCGGCACGCGCCACGCCTGGGTCGGCCCCAACAGCCTCACGCTGCACACGCCCGAGATCCTCAACACCGACGCGCCCTATGCCCTGGTTAGCAAGATGCGCGCCAGCTTCATCATGATGGGCGCGCTGATTGCCCGCGCGGGCCGGGCTACCGTGAGCATGCCGGGCGGCTGCGCCTTCGGCTACCGCCCCGTCGATCAGCACGTCAAGGCCTTCCGCGCCGTGGGGGTCCACGTGGAGGAGGAGGGCGGCAACTTCGACGCGCGGCGGGAGGGCAGCCTGGGCGGCACCTTCGTCTTCGAGCTGCTGACCGTGGGCGGCACACAAAACGCCATCCTGGCCGCGGTGCTGGGCGACGGTGTGGTCACGCTGGAAAACGCCAGCATTGACACCGACGTGGTGGACCTGATCGGCTTCCTGAATGCGCTGGGCGCGGATATCCAGGGGTCCGGGACCAACACCCTGACCATCCGCGGGGTGCAGGCGCTGCACGGCGGCGAGTACACCGTCATTCCCGACCGCATCGAGGCGGGGACCTTCATGATCGCGGCGGCGGCCACCCGCAGCCGCCTGGTGCTGACCAACGTGCGCCCCGACCACCTGCGGGCCGTGAGCGCCAAGCTGATGGAGATGGGCGTAGACATTCTGGAAACGGAAGACCGCCTGATCGTGGACGCGCGGGACCGGGACCTGAAGCCCGTGAACATCACCACCCAGAGCTTCCCCGGCTTTCCCACCGACGTGCAGCCCCAGATGAGCGCCCTACTCGCCACCATTCCCGGCACCAGCGTGGTGCAGGACCCGGTGTACCCCGACCGCCTGACGCACGTGGCCGAGCTGCACCGCATGGGCGCGAACATCACCGTCAGCGGCTACACCCAGGTCATCCAGGGCGGCCCCCTCCACGCCGCGCCCGTCAAGGCTGCCGACCTGCGCGCCGGCGCGGCCCTCTTTGTCGCGGCGCTGACCACCGAGGGCGAAACCATCATCGACGGCGTGCAGTACCTCAACCGGGGCTACGAGCGCCTGGCCGAGCGGCTGCGCTCCATCGGGGCCAACGCCTCCCAGCCCGCGCCCGCCCTGGCAACGGCGATGGACTGA
- a CDS encoding [LysW]-lysine hydrolase, with product MTPGPEPTTAARDLVVGAVGLPSVSGQEARVAAFLTDWMSAHGFAAHIDGAGNAVGERGSGPLTVVLLGHIDTVPGDIPVRVEEGVLYGRGSVDAKGSFCAFVAAVAALPQMALRGARFICVGATEEEVPSSRGARHALGQYRPDLVLIGEPSGWAGLTLGYKGRLVAHLRVEKDNFHTAGEGTSAADDLAEAWFRVRAWAAPAAGEGIFDRVQATLQSLASRTDGLAQIAEGSVGLRLPPRLSPAAAEENLRELLRDLPLTLTFTGHETAVRHPRDNALTRALRVAIREQGGTPVFKVKTGTSDMNVVAPQWPVPTVAYGPGDSALDHTPGEHLLLSEYDRAVAVLTAALTRLATGTGEQP from the coding sequence ATGACGCCGGGGCCTGAGCCGACCACGGCCGCCCGCGATCTGGTTGTCGGTGCGGTGGGCCTGCCTTCCGTCTCCGGCCAGGAAGCGCGGGTGGCGGCCTTCCTGACGGACTGGATGAGCGCTCATGGCTTCGCGGCCCATATCGACGGGGCCGGAAACGCGGTGGGCGAGCGCGGCTCGGGGCCGCTGACCGTCGTGCTGCTGGGGCACATCGACACGGTGCCCGGCGACATCCCGGTGCGGGTGGAGGAAGGCGTGCTGTACGGGCGCGGCAGCGTGGATGCCAAGGGCAGCTTCTGCGCGTTCGTGGCGGCGGTGGCGGCCCTGCCGCAGATGGCACTGCGGGGCGCACGCTTCATCTGTGTCGGCGCGACCGAGGAGGAGGTGCCCAGCAGCCGCGGCGCACGGCACGCCCTGGGGCAGTACCGCCCCGACCTGGTCCTGATTGGCGAGCCGAGCGGCTGGGCGGGCCTGACGCTGGGGTACAAGGGCCGCCTGGTGGCCCACCTGCGGGTGGAAAAGGACAACTTCCACACGGCGGGCGAGGGCACCAGCGCCGCCGACGATCTGGCCGAGGCCTGGTTCCGGGTGCGCGCCTGGGCAGCCCCCGCCGCCGGGGAGGGCATCTTCGACCGCGTTCAGGCCACCCTCCAGAGCCTCGCCTCCCGCACCGACGGCCTGGCCCAGATTGCGGAGGGCAGCGTCGGCCTGCGCCTCCCGCCCCGCCTGTCTCCCGCCGCCGCCGAGGAGAACCTGCGGGAGCTGCTGCGTGACCTGCCCCTCACCCTGACCTTCACCGGGCACGAGACCGCCGTGCGCCATCCCCGCGACAACGCGCTGACCCGTGCGCTGCGGGTCGCCATCCGCGAGCAGGGCGGCACCCCCGTGTTCAAGGTCAAGACCGGCACCAGCGACATGAACGTGGTCGCACCGCAGTGGCCGGTCCCCACCGTCGCCTACGGCCCCGGCGACAGCGCCCTGGACCACACGCCCGGCGAACACCTCCTGCTCTCCGAGTACGACCGGGCCGTGGCCGTGCTGACGGCAGCCCTCACGCGCCTGGCGACGGGGACGGGCGAACAGCCTTAG
- a CDS encoding SLC13 family permease — MDPVTILLILFVAALVLFATEWLPVDVTALLLLGALLALGLLKPKEAFAGFGSDTVLTLAGLFILTRVLLRAGVIEWIGTTLARRARNAGGVIRGMLSAVAGVSAFTSNTATTAVFLPVVTGLARRAGIAPSRVLMPLAFASILGGTVTLIGTTTNLVVSGALPGMGLKPLGFFELAWVGLPVALVGLLYLFFVAPRLLPAQEAALEESLRAYLADLTVAPGSPLAGQTLRETGLGRDHGLTVVAVRRGQDTVYAPGPDFRVQEGDTLAVEGPSERILTGKSTLGVFSKSEQKLQDEGTAPVRLVEAVVMPGSPLTGRTLREARFRERYGVSVLALHRRARTVERLGGLRVQVGDVLLVQGSADRVAALGDYLTVLGDLTEEQRDLRKAPLALLLFGGAVVAGGLGLLPLSVAVVIATALALALRLVSPEEAYRAVEWPVIVLVACMLAFGTAFEDTGAARVLTGALSGVLEPLGPYGLLAALFAVTVALTQPMSNQAAALVMLPLAIGTAKALGYDPRPFVVGITIAASNSFITPLEPSCMLVYGPGRYRFLDFVRVGAGLTLVTFVVALLVIPRVWPF; from the coding sequence ATGGACCCCGTCACCATCCTGCTGATCCTGTTCGTCGCCGCCCTGGTGCTGTTCGCCACCGAGTGGCTGCCGGTGGACGTGACCGCGCTGCTCCTGCTGGGCGCGCTGCTGGCCCTGGGGCTGCTGAAGCCCAAGGAGGCCTTTGCGGGCTTCGGGAGCGACACCGTGCTGACGCTCGCGGGCCTGTTCATCCTGACGCGGGTGCTGCTGCGGGCGGGCGTGATCGAGTGGATCGGCACGACTCTGGCCCGCCGCGCCCGGAACGCGGGCGGCGTGATCCGCGGGATGCTGAGCGCGGTGGCGGGCGTGAGTGCCTTTACCAGCAACACGGCCACGACCGCCGTCTTTCTTCCGGTCGTGACCGGCCTGGCCCGCCGGGCGGGCATCGCCCCCAGCCGCGTGCTGATGCCGCTCGCCTTTGCCAGCATCCTGGGCGGGACCGTGACCCTGATTGGCACCACCACCAACCTGGTCGTCTCGGGGGCGCTGCCGGGCATGGGCCTGAAGCCGCTGGGCTTTTTCGAGCTGGCCTGGGTCGGCCTGCCGGTCGCACTGGTGGGCCTGCTGTACCTCTTTTTCGTCGCGCCCCGGCTGCTGCCCGCGCAGGAGGCCGCCCTGGAGGAATCCCTGCGGGCCTACCTCGCGGACCTGACGGTCGCCCCCGGCAGTCCGCTGGCCGGGCAGACCCTGCGCGAGACGGGCCTGGGCCGCGACCACGGCCTGACCGTCGTCGCCGTGCGGCGCGGCCAGGACACCGTGTATGCGCCCGGCCCCGACTTCCGGGTGCAGGAGGGGGACACGCTCGCGGTGGAAGGCCCCTCCGAGCGCATCCTGACCGGCAAGAGTACCCTGGGCGTCTTCAGCAAGAGCGAGCAGAAGCTCCAGGACGAGGGCACGGCCCCGGTGCGGCTGGTCGAGGCCGTGGTGATGCCCGGCAGCCCCCTCACCGGGCGCACCCTGCGCGAGGCACGGTTCCGCGAGCGCTACGGCGTGTCGGTCCTGGCCCTGCACCGCCGCGCCCGCACCGTCGAGCGCCTGGGCGGCCTCCGTGTGCAGGTGGGGGACGTACTGCTGGTTCAGGGCAGCGCCGACCGGGTGGCGGCCCTGGGCGACTACCTGACCGTGCTGGGCGACCTCACCGAGGAGCAGCGCGACCTGCGCAAGGCTCCGCTGGCCCTGCTGCTGTTCGGCGGCGCAGTGGTGGCCGGCGGCCTGGGCCTGCTGCCCCTCAGCGTGGCCGTCGTGATTGCCACGGCCCTGGCGCTGGCGCTGCGTCTGGTGTCCCCCGAGGAGGCCTACCGCGCGGTCGAGTGGCCGGTGATCGTGCTGGTGGCCTGCATGCTGGCCTTCGGCACCGCCTTCGAGGATACCGGGGCGGCGCGGGTGCTGACGGGTGCCCTCTCGGGCGTGCTGGAGCCGCTCGGCCCCTACGGCCTGCTAGCCGCCCTCTTCGCGGTGACGGTCGCCCTCACCCAGCCCATGAGCAACCAGGCCGCCGCCCTGGTGATGCTGCCCCTCGCCATCGGCACGGCGAAGGCCCTGGGCTACGACCCCCGTCCCTTTGTCGTGGGGATTACCATCGCCGCCAGCAACTCCTTCATCACGCCGCTGGAACCGTCCTGCATGCTGGTCTACGGCCCGGGCCGCTACCGCTTCCTTGACTTCGTGCGGGTGGGGGCGGGTCTGACCCTGGTGACGTTCGTGGTGGCGCTGCTGGTGATTCCGCGCGTCTGGCCGTTCTAG
- a CDS encoding transcriptional regulator, with product MPKKERKRLQVVISEEQDALLTRTAYELSSPERLISKSEVVRLAIEKIARELGDGEHLDEYRLLLDHDEVADDQA from the coding sequence ATGCCCAAGAAGGAACGTAAACGCCTCCAGGTCGTCATCAGCGAGGAACAGGACGCCTTGCTCACGCGCACCGCCTACGAACTCTCCAGCCCCGAGCGCCTGATCAGCAAGAGCGAGGTCGTGCGCCTCGCCATCGAGAAGATCGCCCGCGAGCTGGGCGACGGCGAACACCTCGACGAGTACCGCCTGCTGCTGGACCACGACGAAGTGGCCGACGATCAGGCCTGA
- a CDS encoding HNH endonuclease, whose translation MARRRPESNWPPPPREPEVCALCERETPVLTEHHLVPRSQGRRQGVKVQELPTVLLCPACHKFLHRTFSNAELAGEYHTVDALLAHDAVRRFVAWLRTQPASKGVRVR comes from the coding sequence ATGGCCCGCCGCCGCCCCGAATCCAACTGGCCGCCTCCGCCCCGCGAACCCGAGGTGTGCGCCCTGTGCGAACGCGAGACGCCGGTGCTGACCGAGCATCATCTGGTGCCCCGCTCGCAGGGGCGGCGGCAGGGGGTGAAGGTGCAGGAACTGCCCACCGTGCTGCTGTGCCCGGCCTGTCACAAGTTCCTGCACCGCACCTTCAGCAACGCGGAACTGGCGGGCGAGTACCACACGGTGGACGCCCTGCTCGCCCATGACGCCGTGCGCCGCTTCGTGGCCTGGTTGCGCACCCAGCCTGCCAGCAAGGGCGTCCGGGTGCGCTGA
- a CDS encoding Uma2 family endonuclease, whose translation MRGPTPDFWEHAEEMTEEEYLRTEPHSPVKREFVDGYVYPLHGPTLAQAGASSGHGIGAALLPRARQAGCRVYTSDMRVNATKPTGKRVYSYPDVVVTCEPMPREITFSLEPCLLTEVLIPTGSDSRTSGKAPDVLGGHRLRGGPSPFLP comes from the coding sequence ATGCGTGGCCCCACGCCTGATTTTTGGGAACACGCCGAGGAGATGACGGAGGAGGAGTACCTCCGCACCGAGCCGCATAGCCCGGTTAAGCGGGAGTTCGTGGACGGGTACGTTTACCCCCTACACGGGCCGACGCTGGCACAGGCGGGGGCCAGCAGTGGGCACGGGATCGGGGCAGCTTTGCTCCCCAGGGCACGGCAGGCGGGCTGCCGCGTCTACACCTCAGACATGCGTGTGAACGCGACCAAGCCGACGGGAAAGCGGGTCTACTCCTACCCCGATGTGGTCGTGACCTGCGAACCGATGCCGCGCGAGATCACCTTTTCCCTTGAACCCTGCCTGCTGACCGAGGTCCTCATACCGACTGGCTCTGATTCCAGAACATCCGGGAAAGCGCCGGATGTTCTAGGCGGCCACAGGCTCAGGGGCGGCCCCTCGCCTTTCTTGCCATGA
- a CDS encoding cytochrome c4, with protein sequence MKRTVARLLWLAAPLALAAPVLAAVTQARPPAGAPPGGNPLELKYSTPNAAHGAQLSASVCQKCHGPAGVSTDAGYPRLAGQVPDYTRFQLAAFRAKLRPSPVMQAVASHLSDQDIADLAAYFSAQAVGPAWKTQDAALRARGEALFLRGDPARNAIACAVCHGQSGRGVDHLGVASVTNQAPKYALDVLHEFKNAPGFGGIPQPEAMRIVLRPLGEDDLRALAAYISSMTP encoded by the coding sequence ATGAAGCGCACCGTTGCCCGTCTGCTGTGGCTCGCCGCTCCTCTCGCGCTCGCCGCGCCTGTGCTGGCCGCCGTCACGCAGGCCAGACCTCCTGCCGGTGCGCCTCCCGGCGGCAATCCGCTGGAGCTGAAGTACAGCACGCCCAATGCGGCGCACGGGGCGCAGCTCTCGGCCAGCGTGTGCCAGAAGTGCCACGGCCCGGCAGGCGTCAGCACCGATGCCGGCTATCCCCGCCTGGCGGGGCAGGTGCCCGACTATACCCGCTTCCAGCTCGCCGCCTTCCGGGCCAAGCTGCGTCCCAGCCCGGTGATGCAGGCTGTGGCGAGCCACCTGAGCGATCAGGACATCGCGGACCTGGCCGCCTACTTCTCGGCGCAGGCGGTCGGCCCGGCCTGGAAGACCCAGGACGCCGCCCTGCGCGCGCGGGGCGAGGCGCTGTTCCTGCGGGGCGACCCGGCGCGCAACGCCATCGCCTGCGCCGTCTGCCACGGGCAGAGTGGCCGTGGCGTGGATCACCTGGGTGTGGCGAGCGTCACCAACCAGGCACCCAAGTACGCGCTGGACGTGCTGCACGAGTTCAAGAACGCGCCGGGCTTCGGGGGCATTCCCCAGCCCGAGGCCATGCGGATAGTGCTGCGGCCCCTGGGCGAGGACGACCTGAGGGCACTGGCCGCCTACATCAGCAGCATGACGCCGTAG
- a CDS encoding LysM peptidoglycan-binding domain-containing protein, producing MPVFTRTALLLALLSLSGAVSHAQAANTFDPGSTPLTGSSSVQAGDAGLTVTVQPGDTAYSLARAHGLSVEALLALNSLSTPDLRVGQVLRVRDLATYTVQKGDTLYSLSRRFGVTVDGLLAANTLPRDTILEVGQVLRMPGGAARPVVAQATAPVQAAAPVTVGVPVAASVTTITRGQPGDWRGTALALLGVPYVYGGTSSSGLDCSGLVLQVFSPLGVQLPRRSADQAQVGVPVAFADLQPGDLVFFDTTGRGEVTHVGIYLGDDQFVNANSYKGQVAVDRLLSDTYWSPRLLSARRVLPPGGPVYGSAR from the coding sequence ATGCCTGTGTTCACCCGCACCGCACTGCTGCTGGCCCTCCTGTCCCTCTCCGGGGCCGTGTCTCATGCTCAGGCTGCCAATACCTTCGACCCGGGAAGCACTCCGCTGACCGGGTCCTCGTCTGTTCAGGCCGGGGACGCCGGGCTGACGGTGACGGTCCAGCCGGGGGATACGGCCTACAGCCTGGCCCGCGCTCACGGCCTGAGTGTCGAGGCGCTGCTGGCCCTGAACAGCCTCTCGACGCCCGACCTGCGGGTCGGCCAGGTGCTGCGGGTGCGCGACCTAGCGACCTACACGGTGCAGAAGGGCGACACGCTGTACTCGCTGTCCCGCCGCTTCGGCGTGACGGTGGACGGCCTGCTCGCGGCCAATACCCTGCCGCGCGACACCATTCTGGAAGTCGGCCAGGTGTTGCGGATGCCGGGCGGCGCGGCGCGTCCGGTGGTGGCACAGGCCACCGCTCCGGTGCAGGCTGCCGCGCCGGTCACCGTCGGCGTGCCCGTGGCGGCGTCGGTGACGACCATTACCCGCGGGCAGCCCGGGGACTGGCGCGGCACGGCCCTCGCGCTGCTGGGGGTGCCCTACGTGTATGGCGGCACCAGCTCCAGCGGCCTGGATTGCAGCGGCCTCGTCCTGCAAGTCTTCTCGCCGCTGGGGGTGCAGCTTCCGCGCCGCAGTGCCGATCAGGCGCAGGTCGGCGTGCCGGTCGCCTTCGCGGACCTGCAACCCGGCGACCTGGTGTTTTTCGACACCACCGGGCGCGGCGAGGTGACCCACGTGGGCATCTACCTGGGCGACGACCAGTTCGTGAATGCCAACTCCTACAAGGGTCAGGTCGCGGTCGACCGCCTGCTCAGCGACACCTACTGGTCGCCGCGACTCCTCAGCGCGCGCCGGGTGCTGCCGCCCGGTGGTCCCGTCTACGGTTCGGCCCGCTAG
- a CDS encoding MFS transporter, with product MLARASAWRTRTFSALRHPSYRRYWFSQLLSLVGSWMQTTAQQYLVLELSGGSSAALGYVTVTQFLPSLLLSLFAGAVVDRVPRRRVLLATQATLMLTATVLAVTTHLGIVTLPLVMVLAFVSGTANAFDMPARQSMVVDFVPRSDVPNAVALNSLSFNVSRTIGQALFGVVAALGVSLLAGGNADNLARLALPFYLNVASFFVVLFVIATLPFPVREHAARGSVLEDIREGLGYVRRTPALRNVMLLVGALSLTIINFNIIIPYYARVVFGAREAAFGVLSAAFGVGAMAGALWQASKPNPLRNLRLGGVLLVASTVLLAFAPGPLLGTPILAVCGFGMLSLLVSANSTVQLTIPDHLRGRVMSLYSFVLIGMGPPGALIASNLISKEGPLGPRWGLVALALLGGLALLLLWSRLPRQITPPAAQSVPAD from the coding sequence GTGCTTGCGCGTGCCTCCGCGTGGCGCACGCGGACCTTCAGTGCGCTGCGCCACCCCTCCTACCGCCGTTACTGGTTCTCTCAACTGCTGTCGCTGGTCGGGTCGTGGATGCAGACGACCGCGCAGCAGTACCTCGTGCTGGAACTCTCCGGCGGCAGCAGCGCGGCCCTGGGCTACGTCACGGTCACGCAGTTTCTGCCCAGCCTGCTGCTGTCGCTGTTCGCCGGGGCCGTGGTCGACCGGGTCCCCCGGCGCAGGGTGCTGCTCGCCACCCAGGCCACGCTGATGCTGACCGCCACGGTCCTGGCCGTGACCACGCACCTGGGCATCGTGACGCTGCCGCTGGTGATGGTGCTGGCCTTTGTCAGCGGCACGGCGAACGCCTTCGACATGCCCGCCCGGCAGAGCATGGTCGTGGACTTCGTGCCGCGCAGCGACGTGCCCAACGCGGTCGCGCTCAACAGCCTGTCCTTTAACGTCTCGCGCACCATCGGCCAGGCGCTGTTCGGGGTGGTGGCGGCGCTGGGCGTGTCGCTGCTGGCGGGGGGCAACGCGGACAACCTGGCCCGGCTGGCCCTGCCCTTCTACCTGAACGTGGCGTCGTTTTTCGTGGTGCTGTTCGTGATCGCCACGCTGCCCTTCCCGGTGCGCGAACACGCCGCGCGCGGCAGCGTGCTGGAGGACATCCGCGAGGGCCTGGGCTACGTACGCCGGACCCCCGCTCTGCGGAACGTGATGCTGCTGGTGGGTGCCCTGAGCCTGACCATTATCAACTTCAACATCATCATTCCGTACTACGCCCGCGTCGTGTTCGGGGCGCGGGAGGCGGCCTTCGGGGTCCTCTCGGCGGCCTTTGGGGTGGGCGCGATGGCGGGGGCACTGTGGCAGGCCAGCAAGCCCAACCCGCTGCGGAACCTGCGGCTGGGCGGCGTGCTGCTGGTCGCCAGCACGGTCCTGCTCGCCTTTGCGCCGGGGCCGCTGCTGGGCACGCCCATCCTGGCAGTCTGCGGCTTCGGGATGCTCTCGCTGCTGGTCAGCGCCAACAGCACGGTGCAGCTCACCATTCCCGACCACCTGCGCGGGCGGGTGATGAGCCTGTATTCCTTCGTGCTGATCGGGATGGGGCCGCCCGGAGCCTTGATCGCCAGCAACCTGATCAGCAAGGAGGGACCGCTGGGACCGCGCTGGGGCCTGGTGGCCCTGGCCCTGCTCGGCGGGCTGGCCCTGCTGCTGCTGTGGTCGCGCCTGCCACGCCAGATCACGCCGCCCGCGGCCCAGAGCGTTCCCGCCGACTGA